In Palaemon carinicauda isolate YSFRI2023 chromosome 1, ASM3689809v2, whole genome shotgun sequence, the genomic stretch CGTGGTAATACTTTTCTTGTTTTGTCTTTCAGTTTTGTTCTTGTTGTACATTTTAGCCTTTCTAGTCCCTGCACTATCCAGCTTCAAAtgttgtgtatagaaatatatggtGATAAACTCCCGTTGAAAGTGCTATTGTCTGGTGAACTCATTTTATTTGTGTAATGCTTATgaagacatgactgattgcaataattacagaggtatcacacttttgccaattgtcttgaaaatatatattatgcttattctaaagagactagatagaaagattaatgaaaagaaatatgaacaagcaggatatagaaaaggtattagttccactgaccaatttttcattttgaaatgatGTACAATattgcgtagaatataaaaatttacttttgatggcattcctggaatatggaaaagcctttgatagtgtgcactggccaattttgaggagagtactgcgttattaagatatgtaaatttgaacccattactgcctgaatttttttttcttaatttgttttattattcaagtttaatatgtatatttatatggtattatcatatatttgattcttttttcatggtattttttcattacaaggaGGATGTATTAGAAACAAGACACTCAATAATAATGCGTTTATTAAGgaataatacaaagaaatattgAAGTTTACTTCTAAAATTTGTTGCATTTGTAAGCCCTATTACTTTTGCACGTGCTGacagtatttgaatatgtgaaatggataataattcttacttctacaagtgaaaTATTTAACAGAAAATTATGATACtgcgaaataaaatagaaataaaattggtTCATGCTTTAGAGAAACTTAATTCTTACttaaattttgagataaattccGTGATATCATACAATAACAAATCACATACTATAATTAGCAGTGTTCTGAAGAGCACGACGATGCTACTTAACAAAGCATTTCACACACAATGGAACTCCACACTTCAAACACCCTTGCGAAGGACGAGATTTGCAAGATAGAGCACATTTCCATGCCTTTTTTCCAAGGGGTTCGACGAGGTGACCTATATTGTCATAACGTACATCTGGAATAACCCGAGATGACTGCCTTGGCCGGCCTATTCCCACACGTGGTTCTGCCTGCTGAAGGTATGCCCTTGCAATGTAGCGCTTGAATGACAACAGTGGAAGGTTGCTTTCATCAACACGATGCAGAAGCCAGCAATTCTGAATCGTTGCATCAATCACCCAAGAAAATATAGGCCACCACCACTTTTTCATTCTAATGGATATACGGTAACAATTGATGTTTTGGTCCATCCTATCAGTGCCACCCATGTGCCTGTTGTAGTCCCCGATGAGATAAGGTCGACTTACACTAATTTGCTTTATGTCCTTTGCTGACCATCGAGATACACTTTCCAGAGGATAAACAGGAGAAATATTTAATACCACTGAAACTACTGCATTATCTTTCCAGCGTACCAACAAGATCTTGTGAATAATATCCACAACAAAATCCGTATCTCCTCGAGGAACCTTCTTCATTTCGTTTGTGGAGTTTATAGGACAAGTCTTCGGAATTCTGTTGTCCCTTATTGTTCCAGTTGCTCCATAGTTTATCTCTCGTAGGTGATTTACTAAAGGTAAACTTGTGAAGTAGTTGTCGAAGTATAACCTCACTGGTATATCTTTGATATGACTTGGTAGTTTTTCGAATAAAATCATCAAAGTGCCCCCACCTTTTCCAAACCTTTCTTCATAGTGACGATTCAACCCGAAGGATGTCCCTTGGTATACATCAAACGTAGCTAAATATCCAAGTGGAGAATTTAGGCACCAAGCTTTAAGTCCAAATCTCACAGGTTTATTCCGAATGCACTGTTTGCATCCATGCCtaccaaaatattctatcattgcttAATCAAGTGATATATGTTGATCCATAGGGTAAGCCATGGCAAATTTTGTGTTCAAATGGTTCATTAGAGGTCGGATTTTTGCCAGTTTTTCATCCTTGTTTAGTGCCTGATTATCAGAGAAATGCAGAAACCGTAATATTTCTTCAAATCTATaacgtgacattgccttagcaacgaGTTCGATTCCAACATCTGCATCCAAAGACCAGTATAAAGCAGCGACTTGGTATTGTGTGGTATCCTGAGAGTAGGAGAATGTCAAAGGCCACTTGCAGTTCCGAAATAGAGATGGTAAACTGTGCATTTTTCTCGCAAGCATACCTGCAAGATTCCTTGGCAATCATGTTCATTATATCTTCatcaaagaaatattcaaatttctcCACAGGTGACTTTCCCTTCAAATCTATTGCAGGTGGCGGTTTATCATACTGTGTTTGATTGACTGATAATCGAATATGACTTGTTTTTTTTCCAGTTATATTCTCGAGACGTTTTTTgactctttttccttttctttgattctTGCTGCTCCTCTGCACAATCGACATTACTGTTTtcaacttcatcatcatcttcacctaaGATTCTCCCATCATGAAAGACTGCTTCAGCAGAATCTCTTAGTTAATTAGAATTTAGATTGTCAGCTGAGCCACCCTCATCTTCTTCCGCTGAGTCTTCATCAGAATCCTCTCTGACTTCGGGAGGAGTAATAAGAAGTGCAACAGGATCCTTTTCCTCTTCATCGAAAATGTCCAGTATTTCCAGTAGATTCAAACttctgaaaagaaaaattgaattttcAATAATAAAGTAAAAGAACGAAAGAAccagaggaaaaggaagagaaagaaaaggaataaagagagatagagagagaaaccgagagagtgagtgagttttgTCTTATATCATGTAAGCTGAAAATACACTAGTAATATAGGACAACCGaaaaatatttactcatatataatgAACTTTTTAGacacatgaaaaacaaaataacttacttCTTACGCTGGACAACCGaaaaatatttactcatatataatgAACTTTTTAGacacatgaaaaacaaaataacttacttCTTACGCTGGTCCATTCTGCTCAGATAGTAACAGGGAACTGAAAGCTTGAACCTACCTAGGCATTGTTAGCTGGAAAGTCACTTCACCAGCGACGAGGTATGCATCCAAGGACCAGAAAATAGAGAACAAGCAGTTTATTCTAACGAAGAAACAACCAATTTGCTTAAGGGTGATATTTTTCTAAGACTTTTCCTGTCTGGTCTATATTTTGGCTTCATATctgcctgacctactatatatagtagataatgaaaaatagcctgtaatatttatgcttcaattgctatctcaatttctgatatatgaattgattcatggttttcagtgtcatgatatgtatcagtataaagatgtttaatgaacttgtgtaaccatgagctcaaataaaaaatgtgaatatataaaaacattctacaTATCTTTGATATTTTGTCAAAAAGTAGAAAAATATGgatacttcaaagaaaaactcctgtttatattattgattagaTTGAAAAGAACTCAGGGATatgcaaaacaataagaaaaacataaaaaattgggGTGTAATTTGTCCTAGCAATTGTAATACTATAAATAGTAAGTCAGGCATTAAtgggttaagtctgtttatgagcatagcaagtgcagttaatgttagtggagtcctatcaaatgaatttccagtgaacaggggcttactccaagggaatgtgttgtcatctatgttgtttatcctcctcatggattttgtaatgcatagaacagatggggatggcggagaaggattgaactggattagtaatgggaaattagctgacttagaaaatactgatgacactgtccttattagccgaACGCCTcaggatttgctatgcttgcttatcaaaatgcatgaaatattggaGGAGGTTGGGaccaagatagatagaagaaagactgagatagTCCAGGCCCTTAGGGGGACCATCGTTCAGATTTgtctacaagcatgaaatttggcacagaTGTAGATGATGTCATATTGAACCAATTTCTGGAGGGTGCCAAAGACGATATTCACTGGGGTTGCCATATTGGCAAAATTCAATATGGCCGCCACTCGATATTTCATTTTGCCATAACTTTACAACCCATACAAAGTAAAAGCACTTTGTATGGGTTTTTGACCTCAAGGCATCTAAATGTGAGCTCAAATTTCACATAGCATATTTACTTTTGCCAATCTAAAGTTTGGAAATGAAGTTTTTGGactaaaatatgtattttaatacggacatttattgtatatacatttagCGGTTCCATTTGTTTCTAAACATGTTCACTAATGAAGgaattttatgaatgtttttagtGGACTATCACTGTAGGATGTATTTGTCTAAGTGTCATCATTATTGATACACCTGGCTTTTTTGCACAGCCTGGTGCACCGGACTCCAGCTCTGCTACATTTACAGTTTCCTGTACAAGAGTGTTCACAGCCACAGTGCAGCAGGATGGAACATGCTTTATTGGCATCTTCAAGTGTTGTCCATTGTGGTAACCAAATACCAGTATTTTCTTTTTGCCAACCCCATGCGATGAAGCTAGGAATAGTCTGGTGAACTGCGGTTGCCTGTTTCCAGTAGAAGCGTGTTTGAAGCAGAGCCCGCTTGAAATGTTCAAACAAAGCTGCTTATGTGGTTGGAATGTTCTTCAGGGTTTTGTACCACTCGTGAATAGATGATGTCTAGCTTCGTTGACCCTGGTCAGTCCGCATCCCTTGCTGTACATAATGACCACAAATCGTTCCAGATTCTGCATGTGTAGAGAATTGATGCTGAGTAGATTTGGATTATTGGTCAATGCCATCAGTGTTTCTGTGAGTCCTGGAGTGTTTTGCCAAGATGTCCAAGCAGTTTTTTTTCCCACATCCAAAGAACTGTGATGTCATGTCACACCCTGTTATTGCATGGAAAAGGGGCAACGCGAGAGATCTGGAGGGTCCAAGGTGAGCACAGATGTCATGGATGTGGATGTCATAGACTTTTTTGCCACTCCCAAAACACACCCAGAGCTCCAAGAAACCAAGGCTTGAGAAGAAGTGTATGGCAAGGACCACCACATCACTATCAACAGTACGAACAATAGCCATCTTGTGGCCCTGGACTGCTGCATGTGCCAGATGATAGAATATCCTCGTATCGGCCTTGGCTTGTCTGTTGGATAGAACATTTTCGCCTTTGGTACTGAGCAGGAGTTTCAGGCCCCAGTCATTCTTAACTATCTCTTCAATAAGGAAAATGAGCAATTCCTTCTTGTTGTCGTTGTTCTTGAGGAATCCACTGTTCCAATCATGTTTTGGGCTTCGTGTGCTGCCACTTCCAACCCCAGTTCGTGGACCTGTACCACGACGTTGATGTGTGAGGGACTTCTGGATAGGTGTCCCATATGGCATCAATGCAGGAAACTGCTGGATTTATCTGTGATTTCAGGAACGGGATCATATGATGTGTAGCATACTTGGCGTATGTTTTTGATGATGTAGGTTGCACCATGTGAATAACTGCTGCCATGTCCAGCACTAACAATCGTTGCACGCCTAGCTTGAGATGACCGACCAGTTGGAGCTTTGATGCATTTCAGAATACCAGACTTGCTGCCGGATCTAAGTGAGCCATGATCAGCCAAACTTGGTGGTTCCCCTTGATTTTCAAAGCAAAAACCTCTTCCATATCAGCATCTGGTCGTAATTGAAGTGACAGGAAGAGTTGTGTGGTAAGAGTCATGTTTTTCTTCTGTATGCCACTGGCTTTGTTGCTTTTCTTGTATAAGTCAGGTCGATTGGCAAAGGTCAGGATGTTGTTACATTGGATGATGTTGGACACTGGCACATTTGCCTTGTCGAGTGTTTGTGCAACATATTGTTCATGAAGATCTTTGCCAATTTCATGGACTTGGCAGAGAGATGTGATGACTTCTTGATCCATGACTTCTTGGGTGTCAAGCGCAACATGTTCCGAACCAGCAACAAAAGGATTTCTTAGCTCTTCGATACTTTCAACAAATGACAGGACATCTTTCCTGTAATTTACTTGCAAGCTCTGTGCTTCTTCATAGTGAGCAGTGTTTGAGCTCGGGGTGTCCAAAATCATCTCAAACTCTTCAACACACTGGGAAGAATCTGGACCTGTCAGCATGTAAAGTTTGAACGCTTCAGGATTTTCATACAGCCCAGCAGCCCCACTATGAGCTTGAAGGCTCTTGTTCTACTGTTCATGAGACTGATCCTTCCCAATAAGGCTGAACTTATGCATTGAACTTTGAATGGTAAAGTTCCCTTTCAGAAATTCTGCATGTACATCTGGGTGATTCTCAGCTAGCTGGACCATATCCCAAACATGTACTGGCAGCCATCTCGCATAGTTTGTGTGATCCATCACATGAAACCATAGACAAAGCTCATCACATACTTGGACATAGAGAAGAAAATCCCCTTCGCACAGAGAACGGATAAAGCGGCAAAAGAGCAGCTCAAGCTCCATGATGGTGGACCAATAATTGAACTGTGGGCTTTCTGTTCTTTTGAGTTCATCTCAATTTTCCTGTGACTGTGGTGTCTTGAGAACCTTGGAACAGTACACTGAAAATGCCCTGTTCTTCAGGAGATGAGACATCAGAGATACTTTGTGCGCGTAACGTGTACGTTTGATGTGATGCTCATCAAGGGTTGGCTATTATTTGTGCCATGGCGATTGGGTCAAACTGAGGTGGGACAGGGCCTGCGGAAGCTCAGGTTTGTGCAGCACGTCCAGAATCTCGAAGACGCAAGTAATATTTAACGTGGTAGTAAGTGTCACCGGCATGGGCATCGGCAGCTTGTGCAACCAGTTTTCCAATTAACTGAAAATTATTATTCCCCTTTGCCCAGATTTTAAGGTTGGCATCAACATTATCAGTTGCTGCCTTGCGTAAATTGGTCTTGTCGACTCCATTGCAGATGACAGAATATTTTACCTTTTCCTGTTCCATGAGAAGTCCCAGCTGATCGCCGTTTTTTGGGTGAAGCTTGTGCAGTGGTTTCCTACTTTTGACGCAGTCTCTTCACACGAGAACTACTGCAGTAGCTTCTGGAAGTCTTGTGGTATTTGCAACTATTTGATCGAAGTGTGTTTGCTATTCCCGAACCATCGTCGAGTTGTTCCAACGACACTGCAATACCAGAAGGAACAGCATTGATTTCTTTGAAGCCATTTAGGTCTCTTTCGAGACTTAAAACTCCTTCCTCCTTTGGGGATTGTAAATGTTCATCTTTGTCAGATTGACAGAGACAACAAAGCTGCCAGTTGGTACTGGACATTTTCACAAATCACACATCGATGTCTCTTTCATCACCACCAACACATCACACGTAGCTgaggagaaaaataaaaagtttatttagggGGATCACACGACTTGGAAGgcccgtacttccagatcccaatccatctgtcatGAAGGAAGCACATAATTATGCAGATAGACACCCAACTAGGAAAAGAGCAGAATCGAAAGATTCAAGGAAATGGCTCGTCCCTTTCTAATGCAAGCCCCGCTGGAAGTTCA encodes the following:
- the LOC137638833 gene encoding piggyBac transposable element-derived protein 3-like, whose translation is MIEYFGRHGCKQCIRNKPVRFGLKAWCLNSPLGYLATFDVYQGTSFGLNRHYEERFGKGGGTLMILFEKLPSHIKDIPVRLYFDNYFTSLPLVNHLREINYGATGTIRDNRIPKTCPINSTNEMKKVPRGDTDFVVDIIHKILLVRWKDNAVVSVVLNISPVYPLESVSRWSAKDIKQISVSRPYLIGDYNRHMGGTDRMDQNINCYRISIRMKKWWWPIFSWVIDATIQNCWLLHRVDESNLPLLSFKRYIARAYLQQAEPRVGIGRPRQSSRVIPDVRYDNIGHLVEPLGKKAWKCALSCKSRPSQGCLKCGVPLCVKCFVK